From Anaerococcus urinomassiliensis:
AATAATTATTACGGAACTCCAAAAGAATTCGTAGATAGAAAAATCAATGAAGGCAAAATCGTAGTTCTTGAAATAGATGTCCAAGGGGCAGTAAATGTCAAGAAAAACACTGATAATGCTGTTTTCATTTTTTTAGCTCCGCCGAGCCTATCAGAACTGAAAAATAGAATAGTAGGTCGAGGTACAGAAACGGAACAAGATATCAATGTTAGAATGAAAAATGCTAGAAAAGAGTTAGAGTATATCAAGTACTATGATTACCTTGTAATAAATGACCACATTAATTCAGCAATTAACTCAGTAAATGAGATAATTAATGCTGAAAAGCATAAAGTATTTAGAGAAGAAGATTTTGATATAAAGGAGATTTTAGATGAATAATCCGTCTTTTAAGAAGCTATCAGAAATAAGCCCAAGTAGATACGACATCTGTATGATGGTATCAAAAAGGGCAAGAAGAATTGTTAGTGGTTCTGCTCCACTAACTAAAAAACTTGAGGCAAAACCTGTAACACAAGCCCTAAACGAAGTAGTTGAAGGTAAAGTTTGTAAGAAATGATTAAAGGGAAAAATATTTTACTTGGAGTTACTGGAGGCATAGCTTGCTATAAAGATCTTGAGCTGTGTTCAAGACTAATAAAAAAAGGTGCCAACATAAAGGTGATTATGACTCCTAGTGCGACAGAATTTGTAAGACCCTTAGCTTTTGAAACCATGGCTAGGTCAGAAGTTTACTCAGATATGTGGGAAGGTCACCATGATATAGTTCATCATATTGACCTACCAAAATGGGCTGATCTTATGCTTATAGCACCAGCTTCAGCTTCAACTATTGGTAAAATGGCAAATGGAATTTCAGATAATTTCCTAACAGCCGCTTATTTGGCTTGTGCTAAGGATGTTATAATAGCTCCATCTATGAACACCCAAATGTTACACAATCCTGCTACTCAAAAAAATATTGATACTTTAAAATCATATGGCGTTAAGATCATAGCTCCAGAATCAGGAATCCTTGCTTGTGATACAATCGGTGATGGTAGAATGGAAGAACCTGAACAAATTGTAGAATACT
This genomic window contains:
- the gmk gene encoding guanylate kinase encodes the protein MKKGFLLVVSGPSGVGKGTVLHDLMNTQKNLVYSVSATTRNKRDGEIEGVSYFYKTHEEFKQMIDEDEFLEYAEVHNNYYGTPKEFVDRKINEGKIVVLEIDVQGAVNVKKNTDNAVFIFLAPPSLSELKNRIVGRGTETEQDINVRMKNARKELEYIKYYDYLVINDHINSAINSVNEIINAEKHKVFREEDFDIKEILDE
- the rpoZ gene encoding DNA-directed RNA polymerase subunit omega; the encoded protein is MNNPSFKKLSEISPSRYDICMMVSKRARRIVSGSAPLTKKLEAKPVTQALNEVVEGKVCKK